One genomic segment of Mycoplasmopsis agalactiae PG2 includes these proteins:
- a CDS encoding MHO_4530 family protein, producing the protein MNVLQLFLWAIIALCFSAFVTFIAVLTYYKIRYINSINTNGVIFFKINLEKNNVIRLSSDNLSGLASFDDDKIGIKKNQTVDLSDFLSYFAPKSREKLAKYIFKEKLTSRYNLYCNLNIEKYANSTINKSYRHFNIHLGKKQFLVKLYPTADKKFIYCNIYWNFTPDYNDKNMFNALSEEYDILKLPNKYYLSYALTLNEFYLQNGLNNSEISHIIKMMDLTKHAGWHYFKDGILHLIIGTNSLLLLNKFTKNAIKKVNKVNLLNSFNPFFNSCALLSFKMPSEKEEIAEYNIKAKYLLHHLDNNILNYKYYNWFYDNDSHLEHYSEFKTKLEAFETKNTLLEYAKDPIYVLNYNDGAQSNIRFLKSHILGFTNKDMDFFKNVPWHKFLYNNLWLEYLLSSETNSEDYVIVETNNINLDKVTKYLNENTILMLKYHYRDFNYELFSKLLNQLGNDKNLKKLSIGLYIDNLDEKLFNFIDFANINTFIFSKEICENILKNAEAYLKLQVFVQKISSMKKYLIIYENIPKNLENIVVQRLKIKYFYNI; encoded by the coding sequence ATGAATGTTTTACAATTGTTTTTATGAGCAATAATAGCACTATGTTTTAGTGCTTTTGTAACATTCATTGCTGTTTTAACTTATTATAAAATTAGATACATAAATTCAATAAACACTAATGGCGTAATATTTTTCAAAATTAACTTAGAAAAAAATAATGTCATAAGACTAAGTAGCGACAATCTTAGTGGTTTAGCTAGCTTTGATGATGATAAAATTGGGATTAAAAAGAACCAAACAGTTGATTTATCAGATTTTTTAAGTTATTTTGCTCCTAAAAGTAGAGAAAAGCTTGCAAAATATATTTTTAAAGAAAAATTGACTTCAAGATATAACTTATACTGTAATCTTAACATTGAAAAATATGCCAATTCTACTATAAACAAGTCCTATAGGCACTTTAATATTCATTTAGGAAAAAAACAATTCTTAGTAAAACTTTATCCTACGGCTGACAAAAAGTTTATATATTGCAACATATATTGAAACTTTACTCCTGATTACAATGATAAAAATATGTTTAATGCTTTATCTGAAGAGTATGACATACTAAAGTTGCCAAATAAATACTATCTATCATATGCATTAACATTAAATGAATTTTATTTACAAAATGGACTTAACAACAGTGAAATTAGCCACATTATTAAAATGATGGATTTAACAAAACATGCAGGATGACATTATTTTAAAGATGGAATTTTACACCTAATCATAGGAACTAACTCATTATTATTGCTTAATAAATTTACCAAAAATGCTATAAAAAAGGTTAATAAGGTTAACTTACTTAATTCATTTAATCCGTTTTTTAACAGCTGTGCACTTTTAAGTTTTAAAATGCCTTCTGAAAAAGAAGAAATTGCTGAATACAATATTAAAGCAAAATATTTGCTTCATCACTTAGATAACAATATCTTGAATTATAAATATTACAATTGATTTTATGATAATGATAGCCATTTAGAGCACTATAGTGAATTTAAAACTAAATTAGAGGCCTTTGAAACCAAAAATACATTACTGGAGTATGCTAAAGATCCAATCTATGTTTTAAATTATAATGACGGCGCTCAATCTAACATAAGATTTCTAAAAAGTCATATTTTAGGTTTTACAAACAAAGATATGGATTTTTTCAAAAATGTACCATGACACAAATTTTTATATAACAATTTATGGCTAGAATACTTGCTCTCTTCTGAAACTAACAGTGAAGATTATGTTATTGTTGAAACAAATAATATTAATTTAGATAAAGTTACAAAATACCTTAATGAAAATACTATCTTAATGCTTAAATATCATTATAGAGACTTTAATTATGAGCTTTTTTCTAAGCTTTTAAATCAGCTTGGCAATGATAAAAATTTGAAAAAGCTTTCTATTGGGCTATATATTGATAATTTAGATGAAAAGCTATTTAACTTCATTGATTTTGCCAACATCAACACTTTTATTTTCTCAAAAGAGATATGTGAAAATATTTTAAAAAATGCCGAAGCATACTTAAAATTACAGGTATTTGTGCAAAAAATATCTAGCATGAAGAAATACTTAATTATTTATGAAAATATTCCCAAAAATTTAGAAAATATTGTTGTGCAAAGATTAAAAATAAAATATTTTTATAATATTTAA
- a CDS encoding UvrD-helicase domain-containing protein gives MIENKIIEIQKAKIFESLNEEETEALYYFDGPLRIIAGAGSGKTRVLTRKIAYLINVLGISPDHILAVTFTNKAASEMSERVKQYTNTKFNKGTAEISTFHSLCARILREEAFHINLKNDFQIIDDNDKKKILKDIYKEHDLVPTDSNFKNLTRFFSWLKNKLYASDEEIIDFINSDPESEFYGDGETVVKIYNFYNEQLKHLQSLDFDDLLIKVNELFYKNPEIVKKWALKYSYILVDEFQDTSAIQYEIIKYLSSQKAQLTIVGDPDQTIYRWRGADVNLILSFEKDFENTKTIILNKNYRSTKKILAAANNLIKYNRNRFNKNLVTDNSDGDEIEYIHAFSPEAEVRWVVQKINDLKKQKIQLKNIAIFYRSNSYSRNFEEQLMNEKINYKIFGGEKFYQRKEIKDALAFLRVIYDGNDLQLKRIINVPPRKIGEASLNKIISFANEKNLSLYKTLVNHYKELPVPKEVIINIIALLNCVNKYKAALRQGNKIHVVLKSFLKEIGFLKYVNEDVGLKGTGEENIRALLEGIKSWEITNPNKGLKEYFEYISLISASDSSNESMSYVSLMTVHAAKGLEFDNVFLVGMCENIFPNYRAYKVAEAMEEERRLAYVAITRAKEKLFVSDSRGLLLYSQTEKKPSRFLKEMGIDINKHILQKDNSIFVDGELEDEEQIRKRNKKIIAGDVISHTFFGEGEVLEVNGDTITVHFATTGIKSLAKNHQSVRLLRDND, from the coding sequence ATGATTGAAAATAAGATTATTGAAATTCAAAAAGCTAAAATTTTTGAAAGTTTGAACGAAGAAGAGACTGAAGCTTTATATTATTTTGATGGCCCATTGCGTATAATAGCTGGTGCTGGCAGTGGAAAAACTAGGGTTTTAACTAGAAAAATTGCCTACCTAATTAATGTTTTAGGTATCTCGCCTGATCACATTTTAGCTGTAACTTTTACCAACAAAGCAGCTTCAGAAATGTCTGAAAGAGTTAAACAGTACACAAACACTAAGTTTAATAAAGGCACAGCAGAAATTTCAACATTTCACTCATTGTGTGCAAGAATTCTAAGAGAAGAAGCATTCCATATTAATTTGAAAAATGATTTTCAAATTATTGATGATAATGACAAAAAGAAAATTTTAAAAGATATTTATAAAGAACATGATTTAGTACCAACTGATTCAAATTTTAAAAATTTAACTCGCTTTTTTTCATGACTTAAAAACAAACTTTATGCAAGTGACGAAGAAATAATTGATTTTATTAATTCAGACCCTGAAAGTGAATTTTATGGTGATGGCGAAACTGTTGTTAAAATTTACAATTTTTATAACGAACAACTTAAACATTTACAAAGTTTAGACTTTGATGATTTATTAATCAAAGTTAATGAACTTTTTTACAAAAATCCTGAAATTGTAAAAAAATGGGCTTTAAAATACTCATATATTTTAGTTGATGAGTTTCAAGACACTTCAGCAATTCAATATGAAATCATTAAATATTTATCATCTCAAAAGGCTCAACTTACAATAGTTGGTGATCCTGATCAAACAATTTATCGTTGACGTGGGGCTGATGTTAACTTGATTTTATCTTTTGAAAAAGACTTTGAAAACACTAAAACCATCATTTTAAATAAAAACTACCGTTCAACTAAAAAAATATTAGCTGCTGCTAACAACTTAATTAAATATAACCGCAACAGATTTAACAAAAATTTAGTAACTGACAATTCTGATGGTGATGAAATTGAATACATTCATGCCTTTAGCCCTGAAGCTGAAGTAAGATGAGTTGTACAAAAAATTAATGACTTAAAAAAACAAAAAATTCAGCTTAAAAATATTGCTATATTTTACCGTTCTAATAGCTACTCTAGAAACTTTGAAGAGCAATTAATGAATGAAAAAATTAACTACAAAATTTTTGGCGGCGAAAAGTTTTATCAACGTAAAGAAATTAAGGATGCTTTAGCATTTTTAAGAGTTATTTATGATGGAAATGACTTGCAACTTAAAAGAATCATCAATGTACCGCCAAGAAAAATTGGCGAAGCTTCATTAAACAAAATTATTAGTTTTGCTAATGAAAAAAATCTTTCACTATATAAAACTTTAGTTAATCACTACAAAGAATTGCCAGTGCCTAAAGAAGTTATCATCAACATTATTGCTCTATTAAACTGTGTTAATAAATACAAGGCAGCTTTACGCCAAGGCAACAAAATTCATGTGGTTTTAAAGAGCTTTTTAAAAGAAATCGGTTTTCTTAAATATGTTAATGAAGATGTAGGTTTAAAGGGTACCGGAGAAGAAAACATTAGAGCACTTTTAGAAGGAATTAAGTCTTGAGAAATAACTAATCCTAATAAAGGGCTTAAGGAATATTTTGAATACATTTCCCTTATTTCTGCTTCTGATTCTTCGAATGAATCAATGAGCTATGTTTCATTAATGACTGTACATGCTGCAAAGGGACTTGAATTTGATAATGTCTTTTTAGTAGGTATGTGCGAAAATATTTTTCCAAATTACAGAGCATATAAAGTTGCTGAAGCTATGGAAGAAGAAAGAAGACTAGCTTATGTTGCTATAACTAGAGCTAAAGAAAAATTATTTGTTAGTGACTCTCGCGGTTTGCTTCTTTATTCACAAACTGAGAAAAAGCCATCACGCTTTTTAAAGGAAATGGGTATTGATATCAATAAACATATATTGCAAAAAGATAACTCAATCTTTGTTGACGGTGAATTAGAAGACGAAGAACAAATTAGAAAAAGAAACAAAAAAATAATAGCAGGCGATGTTATCAGCCACACTTTTTTTGGTGAAGGTGAAGTTTTAGAAGTTAATGGCGATACAATTACTGTTCACTTTGCAACTACAGGCATTAAGTCTTTAGCTAAAAACCACCAATCAGTAAGATTGCTAAGAGATAATGATTAA
- a CDS encoding glycosyltransferase: MELALIVPNIGNSIMLKDVLSTLREQDNQDFEIVLVLTNTGKNMYAALEKYLQFFGSRLKFITNSKRRSIHKDIVAAFHLIKAKHSYIYFPDNDGSVSFVRQLLETISKYDADIVEFRQRLVNTIRWKPLPRLEANKIFTISKNPEVVAYSYPFIFNKVFKTKLLTSLPKFKLRELNDTKLQVYLNYLLLINASTYAYTNEVIVRENIQSDMWLAPNNFIYQFNELLSYVKMNNLKLQQEIKYAYYYFLQIFLAGLIKTWRARFSLSVITDYINYNEKRSKKFAEDLYRYLQKMHNDDKLFFETNIYMLKSNIESNSLKYLPNIDKWSDILGEL; this comes from the coding sequence ATGGAATTAGCGCTAATTGTTCCAAACATTGGTAATAGCATTATGCTTAAAGATGTTTTAAGCACTTTAAGAGAGCAAGATAACCAAGATTTTGAAATTGTTTTAGTTTTAACTAACACAGGTAAAAATATGTATGCTGCTTTAGAAAAGTACTTACAATTTTTTGGCTCACGTCTTAAATTTATAACAAATAGTAAAAGGCGCAGTATTCACAAAGATATTGTCGCTGCTTTTCATTTAATTAAAGCAAAACACTCATACATTTATTTCCCTGATAATGATGGTTCAGTTTCATTTGTTAGACAACTTTTAGAAACAATTAGTAAATACGACGCTGATATTGTTGAATTTAGACAGCGTTTAGTTAATACAATTAGATGAAAGCCATTGCCAAGATTAGAAGCTAACAAAATTTTTACTATAAGTAAAAATCCTGAAGTTGTTGCCTACTCTTATCCATTTATTTTTAACAAAGTATTTAAAACAAAGTTATTAACAAGCTTGCCTAAATTTAAACTGAGAGAGCTTAATGACACTAAATTGCAAGTTTACTTAAATTACCTTCTTTTAATTAACGCAAGCACATATGCTTACACAAATGAAGTTATTGTTCGTGAAAATATCCAATCTGATATGTGATTAGCTCCAAATAATTTTATTTATCAATTCAATGAATTATTAAGCTATGTAAAAATGAACAATTTAAAACTACAACAAGAAATTAAGTATGCTTATTATTACTTTTTACAAATCTTTTTAGCAGGATTAATTAAGACCTGAAGAGCTCGTTTTTCTCTTTCAGTAATAACTGATTACATAAACTACAATGAAAAAAGGTCAAAAAAATTTGCTGAAGACTTGTATAGATATTTGCAAAAAATGCACAACGATGATAAATTGTTTTTCGAAACAAACATTTATATGCTTAAGTCAAATATTGAAAGTAATTCATTAAAATACTTGCCAAATATTGACAAATGAAGTGATATTTTAGGCGAATTGTAA
- the asnS gene encoding asparagine--tRNA ligase yields the protein MSEIAIKHVFEKPKQYKDTDVVLRGWVVSNRGNNKIRFLTISDGSTVENIQATLKGDEFDFKLLDEVRIGAAVQVYGKIVLTPKAKQPLEILASKFVLLKNVDHDFPIQKQEINLETLREIPHLRHRTNLLRCVMLIRSTLALEIHKFFAENGFLNFSAPIITSNDGEGAGEQFYVNDGNKEQPFFGNNNATLGVTGQLHAESYAIGFERVYTFAPTFRAEHSNTKKHAAEFWMIEPEVAFYDLKKIINLANKLLKNVIKNTINKHPREFEYLQNNVDSSLLERLNSFIKKKLMILDYKDALVELEKVKDKFENKDIKFGLDFATEHEKYLAEEIAHGPIAIINFPKSFKAFYMHQNNDNQTVAAFDLLVPGIGELIGGSQREARYGRLLERALEVGISKEELQWYLDLRRFGHSGSAGFGIGFERLVMYVTGVDNIRDVIPYPRTSGNIKM from the coding sequence AGTTTTAAGAGGCTGAGTTGTATCAAATAGGGGCAACAATAAAATCAGATTTTTAACAATCTCAGATGGCTCAACAGTTGAAAATATTCAGGCAACACTAAAAGGTGACGAATTTGATTTTAAACTACTAGATGAAGTAAGAATTGGAGCTGCTGTTCAAGTTTATGGAAAAATTGTTTTGACTCCAAAAGCAAAGCAGCCTCTAGAAATTTTGGCTTCAAAATTTGTTTTATTAAAAAATGTTGATCATGATTTTCCTATTCAAAAGCAAGAAATTAACCTTGAAACCTTAAGAGAAATTCCGCACCTAAGACATAGGACAAATTTGCTAAGATGTGTTATGTTAATTCGTTCAACTTTAGCCTTAGAAATTCATAAATTCTTTGCCGAAAATGGTTTTTTAAACTTTAGTGCGCCAATTATTACAAGCAATGATGGCGAAGGAGCTGGCGAGCAATTTTATGTAAATGATGGCAACAAAGAACAGCCATTTTTTGGAAATAATAATGCAACTCTAGGAGTAACAGGCCAGTTACATGCTGAGAGTTATGCAATTGGTTTTGAGAGAGTGTACACTTTTGCCCCAACTTTCCGCGCTGAACACTCAAATACTAAAAAACATGCTGCTGAATTTTGAATGATAGAACCTGAAGTTGCATTTTATGATTTAAAAAAGATTATTAATCTAGCTAACAAATTACTTAAGAATGTGATTAAAAACACTATAAACAAGCATCCTAGGGAATTTGAGTACTTACAAAACAATGTTGATAGCTCACTTTTAGAACGTCTTAATTCATTCATAAAGAAAAAGCTAATGATTCTTGATTACAAAGATGCATTAGTTGAATTAGAAAAAGTTAAAGATAAATTTGAAAACAAAGACATCAAATTTGGTCTTGATTTTGCAACTGAACATGAAAAATACTTAGCTGAAGAAATTGCTCATGGCCCAATTGCTATAATCAACTTCCCTAAATCATTTAAAGCGTTTTATATGCATCAAAATAATGACAATCAAACAGTAGCAGCCTTTGATTTACTCGTGCCAGGCATTGGTGAATTAATAGGTGGAAGTCAACGTGAAGCTAGATATGGAAGACTTTTAGAAAGAGCACTAGAAGTTGGAATAAGTAAAGAAGAGTTACAGTGATATTTAGATCTTCGCCGTTTTGGTCACTCAGGTTCAGCAGGTTTTGGAATAGGATTTGAAAGACTAGTTATGTATGTAACTGGTGTAGACAACATTAGAGATGTAATACCATATCCAAGAACAAGTGGAAACATTAAAATGTAA